From the Catharus ustulatus isolate bCatUst1 chromosome 2, bCatUst1.pri.v2, whole genome shotgun sequence genome, the window GCAATGGGGATGGACCAGGTCTCTCCCAGTATGCCCCTCATGTTCCGTTTCCTCTGGATAAGACAAGGCTGCAACATTGCCCGGGCTGAGGAGGGACACGGAGAGCAGATCAGCTCTGAAATCCTCACTCTGGGTGGAGGGAATTGTGTTTGCCCTCACTGGGGCAACTTGGTGATCAGCAGCTGCTTTCcgagaaaagcagaatttctgggTGTGGGTGCAACGAACTCCTTGGGTCTCTGTGGCCACAGGGCCAGTGTTTGGGCAAGCCTGCCCCACAACCTCCCATCCTCcttgggacccctccccaggcctTGGCTCAGAAGGGGGGAAATGTCACCACATGTTCCCAAATGACCCCATGTTGTCCCCAGTGCCTCCTGCTGACACATCTCCCATGACTCTGATTACCCCAAAACCCTCAGAGCTGTCCTTGTCCTCCCTTGAATCTGACCAGGAGCCTCTCACATGTGGGGCACCTCTGGGTCTGGCCTCAGCTGCTCACACAACCACAGCTGGCTGGAGACCCTTCCCTTGCAGCCCACGCTCAGGCAGGACAAGCCAAAGCCAGAGCACTCTCAGCAGCTGCGAGAAATGGCCTGATCTGGAGAGAGGAGATGGGAATCTCCAGGGTATCCCAAAGCTGGGATGCTTGGACATGGGGCTGGGGCCTTGAGGGAAGCTGCTACCTACAGGTGCTGAGTCCTGCAGCTATATTGCCCCTCACTGTTGCATGACTGGGCTGAATATTGGGCACATTCACTCTTTTTTGCACACCAAAATCAGGCATTAGCTTTTGTGGTGCAGCTGTCAACAAAAAGAAGGAACATTTCAGCCTGAGGTTGCTGACACAaaggaacaggttgctcagtgAGTTTGCACAGGCCCTGtggctggacacagctctgagctccctggCCCAACTGCAAGGTGGTCTCtgaagatcccttccaacccaaaccatcccagacTTGGAGATTCTTTGTCCCTTTCCAATTTCCCAGCATTGCCCTGGAAAGTTCCCACCCCACTGAGGCAGTGTTCCCCTACCCTTCCCTGGGGCACTCTTTGAGTGGAAGCACCACACTGACAATGGCTTCACAGGGATTCTTTTATTAGCAGAAACAGGGGGAAATGCCCTTGGAGTCCAGGTACCAGCTGGAAAAGGGCTTGGCAGTCTCAAGGGACTGTTGGAGGTTGGGGCCACCTCACAACACTCCCAGCTTCGCACCactctttgaaaataaagaggaGGGCACGAGCCTGTGGCTCTTCCAGTGGAattcctggcacagccagaTGCTTCTTCCTATGAGGATAAGGTGCCATCTGGTTCTCCAGTGGTCACAGCCATCTCTGGTGTCAGCGCCAGTGCCGGGCGATCACATCATCTGCCACAGAGTGGGGAACGCGCACGTGACGGGGAAGAGCCTGTGATGGTCAGCGACGGGGACGTCTTGTGCTTCCTGACACCAGCACCTGTCCTGCAACAGCAGCATTAACTCCAAGGATCATCCCAGGGGGACACACAGTCCATCAACCCTGAGTCCACAGACCCTGagtccctgcagcctctgcacagagcagtgggcTGGGTTCCCTCCTCCAGCACGGAGAGGGacatccagccccagctgagggggcagcccccattcccccattccaaGGCCCTTCCCAATCCCAGCACTGTTGGGTATCTCTCCAGAGAGAACACCCATTGTCTTGCTGCCCCCGGACTCTGCATCCCCCCAGCTCTTACCTGGTGGCCAGGACAGGGTCACCAGCTGGGCTGGCCCTCGCTGAGGTTGATCTGCTCCAGGATCTGGCTGTACCTCCGGGTCAGGGCGTTGGTGTCCCTGGTCAGGTGGGTGAGGACCTGCTGCAGGCCAGTCAGGTGGTGGGACAGGCGCTCCTCGAGCTGGGCATCTCCGGCCTCGTTGCTGTCCGAGGACGCGTCCACGTCGGCGTCCGCACCGGTGGGGCTCTGGTCCCCGACAGAGGCCAGGCCTTTCTCCACCATGGGCTTGATGGCCTTGAGGAGCTGGTAGCGCTCGTACAGGTCCGTGCGGCTCTCcgcggccggggctgccccctCCTGCTGCGGGAAGACCCCTCGGAGCAGGCTGGGGAACATCACCTCCTGCTCCATCTTCTGGGTGGCTGAGAAGTACTGCTCCATGGCCCTTCTCCTacagctctggcagtgctgctctgggatctcCTGAGAGTGTCgcctgctccctgtccctgctggggctttttatgcagtgctggggcacgtccctcctctgctgtccccccctgctgtcccccgcTGCCAGCCCTGGTTGGGCTGGATGGCCTTGGGGTTGGGcttggctgcagcccagctggggctTGGCCATGCTgtgtccctggctctgtgcaaCCTTTCCTGGCCTTCGCCCGAGCTGGCTGGGGGTCCCACTGCATCCCCGTGCCAGGAACTATGGGAGGTGGGGAGTAGCAAGGAGGAGAGGTGCCCAGGGTATATCCAGTCGTGTCCCATATTATCTCAATCCCTTCAACATGTTCAGTACTGGAGGGCCCTCTGGGGATGggtccagctcctgtcccccagTTTGGGAAGTCTGCAGGGATTGGTCACCTCCCCTCGTTCTTGCTGCCATGCACTCAGGACGTGAACACTCCAGGGACATTGAGCAACCCCTTTAGCATACATATGGAAATTTCACTGGAAGTACAGTGGAACATGGGTGTCTGGGCACACAGGAGCCTGCTGGCAAAAACTGGGGTCCCTGGAAACATCCGTTtcccccagcctgctcctgaaTTCAGCAGGGAtgtggacagggacagggacctgaCTCCATGATGTGTAactcctgtggcagcagcagcacagagccattGCTGGCCCAGGGGGATTGTGGACTAGGGTACCCTGTCCTTGTCCAAATTCTGGGAGAGCAAAAGCCACAGCCAGGGCATGAGCCAGCATTGCCTGTCCCTGCGTGTCCCTGTGGTGTGTGGCAATCGGGGAAATGGTTCTATTTGGAGAAAGGCTGTGGGGTACCTCGTTTCTTTTGCAACCCTtggtgctggcagctctccctctgtccccatgtgtcccaGACAGGTGCCCGCACTGCCATGCACCCTTTCCCCACCAGACATGTCCTCACCACTCCTCTTGTCCCCTTCCTTGTGTTCTGACATCTCTTGGTGTCCTGCCATGGGGCCCAATTCTGCACCAAGgtgtgtgggtgctgctggacCTGTGCAGGTGCCAGACAGAGGCTTGGCCACATCAGGGCACCTGGACCAGTGCAGAGCTTCCTGGAGGTGCAGGCACatcacagggctctggggacagagggacacgggatgctctgccctcctgctccccGCACCGCTTCCCAAGCTGCTCATGGTGAGTGTGGCAGCACTTTTGGGGTTGACAGGAGCTCAGAAGAATCCCACTGTTCTCCAGCTCCCCATCCTTGAGACGTAAATAATTGCCAAATCCCCTCTGTGCCTCTGGGCAACCCATTAGCCAAAAATGGGCCTCACATTCCCCACAttctgctggggagagctggggagctgccactgccagcagggatgtcaggagcaggaggacaaggactgctgctggagcacagcagagccaccaaAGGGGTGCAGTacagctgggtttgggctgggctTACCTTGGGTGCCCAGGCCTGGTTTGGAGCCCCACGGAGGCTCCTCAGGACCATCAGGgcccccagcagctgccctgagATCCTCAAGTCTCTGCTGACACAGACCCCCAGATTTGGGCAACCTGTTGTCCCCTtggggagcccagccccagcctcagcctCAGCTCAGAGTGCAGATCGTGCCACCAcatgtgtccccaagtgtccctgtGGAGGGTGGCACCATGCACTGCGTGTGGAGgtggggaaagaaggaagaggggCACAGTCAGAGTGACAGCAGTCATCTTGCCAGGTCACCATGACATGCAATGACACCATAacaccctgctctcctgcagctgacTGAGCACCTGTGTGCCTATGGGAAGTGGGGAAAGAATCCCTTCTTTTGCTGTGCTTACttgtgcagcttttgcttttctgataaaactgtctttatctctacccatgagttttcttacttttcctctcccaatcctctcctccatcccatctTGGGGGAGtgacagaggagcagagaagggcTGAGTTGCCAGGGGGGTCACACCATGAAAACCACAGTGAAGTTCCAGCCCTGAGGCAGATGTGTTCCCACTTATCTTGCAGTGTTTGGCAATTGGAGCAATTGATTCTATTTTGGGAAAGGATGTGGGGTCCTTCATCTCTTTTGCAaccctcagtgctggcagcactccTGCTGTCTCCTCATAGGCCAGCCAGTTGCCCATTCTGGCACCTTCCCTCTCGCCCTCAGACCTGAACCACTGCTCctcttctccatttttctgggtgcttctcttctccctctctgaAGCTCCACTTCTCCCTTTCTGatgctcctgccatccctggggGATCCTGCAGTGGGGCCCAGTGCTTCTCTGAGGTGTGCACAGACTGGCAGCCCCACGCTCAAAGGATTTTTGGGCCACAATGGAGATGCAGGGGCACCATAGTGTCCCCCCAGCATGGCCTCGGCATGGGACACATGTGCCCCGGGGCTGCAGCTTCAACTGGTGATGTCATGGTGTGACCCCCCACTATGGAAACTCATCCCTGGCATATCTTCCTCTCTTATCCCTCTGTGGCACCAGGGCAATGGAGGGGGACACCATGCACTGCGTGTGGaggtggggaaaggaggaagaggggcaCAGTCAGAGTGATAGCAGTCATCTTGCCAGGTCACCATGACATGCAATGACACCATAacaccctgctctcctgcagctgacTGAGCACCTGTGTGCCTATGGGAAGTGGGGAAAGAATCCCTTCTTTTGCTGTGCTTACttgtgcagcttttgcttttccgATTAAACCGTCTTTATCTCtacccatgagttttctcacttttcctctcccagtcctctcctccatcccatctCGGGGGAGtgacagaggagcagagaagggcGGAGTTGCCAGGGCAGATCATACCATGACATCCACAGTGAAgttccagccctggggcagatGTGTCCCACCCTGAGGCCATCCTGGAAGGACACTGTGATGTCTCTGAACCTTTAGGAGACTTCACGGTGGCCCAAAAATCCTTAGAGCATGGGGCTGTCAGTGTGTGCAAACCTCAGTACAGCACTGAGCCCCTCTGCAGGATCCCCCCGGGTTGCCAGGAGCACCcagaaaaatggagaagagGAGCAGTGGGTTCAGGTCTGAGGGCAAGAGGGAAGGTGCCAGAATGGGCACCTGGCTGGGCTATGAGGGGAC encodes:
- the LOC116992699 gene encoding thyroid hormone-inducible hepatic protein-like; the protein is MEQYFSATQKMEQEVMFPSLLRGVFPQQEGAAPAAESRTDLYERYQLLKAIKPMVEKGLASVGDQSPTGADADVDASSDSNEAGDAQLEERLSHHLTGLQQVLTHLTRDTNALTRRYSQILEQINLSEGQPSW